A window of the candidate division KSB1 bacterium genome harbors these coding sequences:
- a CDS encoding 4Fe-4S dicluster domain-containing protein, with protein MANVKGSKPMTRFEELTPSFWREVAKEPGGELSARCFACGTCTAACPVHAVDARYNPRQLVHMILLGMRERVLSSDFIWLCSGCYTCADRCPQGVRVTDIMTAVKNIAAREGYLHPTFRQQAELVGRFGRLYEVEDFDNKKRQRLGLPPVRKTFPEVQEIFRMTGMGKYTEAAEANQP; from the coding sequence GTGGCGAACGTGAAGGGCAGCAAGCCGATGACCAGATTCGAGGAGTTGACCCCCAGCTTCTGGCGAGAGGTTGCTAAGGAGCCAGGGGGCGAGCTCAGTGCGCGCTGTTTTGCCTGCGGCACGTGCACAGCCGCCTGTCCCGTGCACGCCGTGGACGCGCGCTACAATCCCCGGCAGCTGGTGCATATGATCTTGCTGGGCATGAGGGAGCGGGTGCTGAGCAGTGACTTCATCTGGCTTTGCTCTGGCTGCTACACCTGCGCCGACCGTTGTCCGCAAGGGGTGCGCGTGACCGATATCATGACTGCCGTGAAGAACATCGCTGCGCGCGAGGGCTATTTGCACCCCACTTTCCGCCAGCAGGCGGAGTTAGTGGGCAGGTTTGGCCGCCTCTATGAGGTGGAGGATTTTGACAACAAGAAGCGCCAGCGCTTAGGCCTTCCCCCGGTCAGGAAGACATTCCCCGAGGTGCAGGAGATCTTTCGCATGACCGGGATGGGCAAGTACACCGAAGCGGCGGAGGCCAATCAGCCATGA
- a CDS encoding lipoate--protein ligase encodes MKRTRRSGMQLFYLDKLPGQNSMLIFHALARMGVESLVIVSPQDPLVSIGYFQDAKQEIDLEYLEKVKIPAMRREVGGGTTYLDGNQIFYQLIWRRSNPHFPKKISEIYEWFSQAPVETYREFGIKARFRPVNDIVTGEGRKIAGEGGANIGDCMVFVGGILLDFDYETMVRVLKVPEEKFRDKIFKSMEENLTTMKRELGALPPREEIKRALVRHFTRLVGPLEPAEMTSELWATMARLEQEFNSPEFLFKKTPRVATGVKIREGVEISFGIHKAPGGLIRTVQEVERERIKDLGISGDFTFYPKEELAGLENSLKGIKRQPEDIVQRVGEFCDEHEVETPGVTAEDFSMAIMNAR; translated from the coding sequence GTGAAACGAACACGGAGGTCGGGCATGCAGCTCTTTTACTTGGACAAGCTTCCCGGTCAGAATTCGATGCTCATCTTCCACGCCTTGGCGCGCATGGGCGTGGAGAGCCTGGTCATCGTCTCGCCGCAAGACCCGCTGGTGAGCATCGGCTACTTCCAGGACGCCAAGCAGGAGATTGACCTGGAGTATTTGGAGAAGGTGAAAATTCCCGCCATGCGCCGCGAGGTAGGCGGCGGCACCACCTATCTGGATGGGAACCAGATCTTCTACCAGCTCATCTGGCGACGCTCCAACCCCCACTTCCCCAAGAAAATCAGCGAAATCTACGAGTGGTTCTCCCAGGCTCCGGTGGAGACCTATCGCGAGTTCGGCATCAAGGCCCGCTTCCGGCCGGTCAATGACATCGTCACCGGCGAAGGGCGGAAGATCGCCGGCGAAGGCGGCGCTAACATCGGCGATTGCATGGTTTTCGTCGGCGGCATCCTCTTGGATTTTGACTATGAGACCATGGTGCGCGTGCTCAAGGTGCCGGAGGAAAAGTTTCGCGACAAGATTTTCAAGAGCATGGAGGAGAACCTCACCACCATGAAGCGCGAGCTCGGTGCTCTGCCCCCTCGCGAAGAGATCAAGCGCGCCTTGGTGCGGCACTTCACGCGGCTGGTGGGCCCCCTGGAGCCGGCCGAGATGACCAGCGAGCTTTGGGCGACCATGGCGCGGCTGGAGCAGGAGTTCAATTCCCCCGAGTTCCTCTTCAAGAAGACGCCGCGCGTGGCCACAGGGGTGAAGATCCGGGAGGGCGTGGAGATCTCCTTCGGCATCCACAAGGCCCCAGGCGGCCTGATCCGCACGGTGCAGGAGGTGGAGCGGGAGCGCATCAAAGACCTCGGCATTTCCGGCGATTTCACCTTCTATCCCAAGGAGGAACTGGCTGGCTTGGAGAACTCCCTGAAGGGGATAAAGCGCCAGCCCGAGGACATTGTGCAGCGGGTGGGCGAATTCTGCGATGAACACGAAGTGGAAACGCCAGGCGTGACCGCCGAGGACTTTTCCATGGCCATTATGAACGCACGGTAG
- a CDS encoding (Fe-S)-binding protein → MKGEYLKPWLNELITCTLCGYCKNVCPPFDEILWDGTSARGRNILAYGMLTGEIQADESVAQRIYECTMCGDCERRCPSKVKVPQIVRAARAELVDMGLAFPGQIMLAENVMASGNIFGDQEVMLPKQEGEVRVFIGCQFLARPNKVKKYLKILEMIGLKPKVQEEICCGFPLVSLGFVHKFEEHKKRLAQMLAKEPTITFCPTCTVFLKEEYGIPTRHFLQAVAEKLPADKVKKLEVTVTYHDPCDLARGAKVVEEPRRVLSAIGAEVKEMPKSKNTTRCCGGGGGILSSNEQLSAQLARNRVRQAMATGAKTIVTSCATCEQTLKKGATSLAEAGEGDIVVRDVADLVWDALRSAGA, encoded by the coding sequence ATGAAAGGCGAATATCTGAAACCGTGGCTGAACGAACTCATCACCTGCACTCTGTGCGGGTACTGCAAGAACGTCTGTCCGCCCTTTGACGAGATTCTTTGGGATGGCACCTCGGCACGGGGGCGCAACATCTTGGCGTACGGCATGCTCACCGGCGAGATCCAGGCGGACGAAAGCGTGGCGCAGAGGATCTACGAATGCACCATGTGCGGGGACTGCGAGCGGCGCTGCCCCTCCAAGGTCAAAGTGCCGCAGATCGTGCGGGCGGCGCGCGCCGAGCTGGTGGACATGGGGCTGGCCTTCCCCGGCCAGATCATGCTGGCAGAGAACGTGATGGCCTCGGGCAACATCTTCGGGGACCAGGAAGTGATGTTGCCCAAGCAGGAGGGGGAGGTGCGCGTATTCATCGGCTGCCAGTTCTTGGCGCGGCCGAATAAGGTGAAAAAGTACCTCAAGATACTCGAGATGATCGGCCTCAAGCCCAAAGTGCAGGAGGAGATCTGCTGCGGGTTTCCCCTGGTCTCTCTGGGCTTTGTGCACAAATTCGAGGAGCACAAGAAGCGCTTGGCCCAGATGCTGGCCAAAGAGCCCACCATCACCTTCTGTCCCACCTGCACGGTTTTCCTCAAAGAGGAGTACGGTATCCCGACGCGCCACTTCTTGCAGGCGGTGGCCGAAAAGCTCCCGGCCGACAAGGTCAAGAAGCTGGAAGTGACGGTCACCTATCATGACCCGTGTGACTTGGCGCGCGGTGCCAAGGTGGTGGAAGAGCCGCGGCGCGTGCTGAGCGCGATTGGCGCGGAAGTGAAGGAGATGCCGAAGAGCAAGAACACCACGCGCTGCTGCGGTGGCGGTGGCGGCATTCTTTCCTCCAACGAGCAGCTCTCCGCGCAATTGGCGCGCAACCGGGTGCGTCAGGCCATGGCCACAGGGGCGAAGACCATCGTCACCTCTTGTGCCACCTGCGAGCAAACCCTCAAGAAGGGCGCTACGTCTTTGGCTGAGGCAGGGGAGGGCGACATCGTCGTGCGCGACGTGGCAGACTTGGTGTGGGACGCGCTGCGCTCGGCTGGCGCTTGA
- a CDS encoding FAD-binding oxidoreductase — MALKKEVIARLQSIVGEDRCKTSIAERYVYAFDGGIHREVPDVVVQPINTQEVAQIVKLANEFKFPVVPRGAGTALCGHSVPIDHGVVVDLQRMKKIKEICVEDLICVVEPGVVCDHLNAALKKYKFFIPGPASSEAATLGGMVACNASGDKALKYGATRDVVLGLEVVLPTGDIARCGARSVKGASGYQFEKLFVGSEGTLGIVTEITLKLVPLATYRAGCVAAFAHIREAGQTVSDIIAVPILPSNMELMSGTCIKAVNKATGLGLPEVDAILLIEVDGNNLQAVREELAKVTEVCKKNNAVSMDFSEDPKRLEELWKGRKQMIPSLSALREEYATVMLADDMSVPISKVPEAVVRFQEVSDRYDIEIPAYGHAGDGNLHTKVLMDPTNPDHWRQADKAVQEIYDIVLELGGTVTGEHGIGITKTPYFRQERASLIAAMKAVKRALDPNNIMNPHKIQEWENGFITHLRYPVEVSQ, encoded by the coding sequence ATGGCGCTCAAGAAAGAGGTCATCGCACGACTGCAGAGCATTGTGGGCGAAGACCGCTGCAAGACCAGCATCGCCGAGCGCTACGTCTACGCCTTTGACGGTGGCATCCACCGCGAGGTGCCGGATGTGGTCGTGCAGCCGATCAACACGCAGGAGGTCGCCCAGATCGTGAAGCTGGCCAACGAATTCAAATTCCCCGTGGTGCCGCGCGGTGCCGGCACCGCCCTCTGTGGACATTCGGTGCCCATCGACCACGGCGTGGTGGTCGACCTGCAGCGCATGAAGAAGATCAAAGAGATCTGCGTCGAGGACCTGATCTGCGTGGTGGAGCCAGGGGTGGTGTGCGACCACCTAAACGCGGCCCTGAAAAAGTACAAGTTCTTCATCCCCGGTCCTGCCAGCAGCGAGGCGGCAACGCTTGGCGGCATGGTTGCTTGTAACGCCTCGGGTGATAAGGCTCTGAAGTACGGGGCCACGCGGGACGTCGTGCTTGGCCTGGAGGTGGTGTTGCCCACCGGCGATATTGCCCGGTGCGGTGCCCGTTCAGTGAAGGGGGCCAGCGGCTACCAGTTCGAGAAGCTCTTCGTCGGCTCGGAAGGAACCTTGGGCATCGTCACCGAAATCACCCTCAAGCTGGTGCCCTTGGCCACCTACCGCGCAGGGTGCGTAGCGGCGTTTGCCCATATCCGCGAGGCAGGGCAAACGGTGTCCGACATCATCGCTGTGCCTATCCTGCCGTCGAACATGGAGCTGATGTCGGGCACCTGCATCAAGGCGGTCAACAAGGCCACCGGCCTGGGGCTGCCCGAGGTCGATGCCATCCTGCTCATCGAAGTGGACGGGAACAATCTGCAGGCGGTGCGGGAGGAGCTGGCAAAGGTCACCGAGGTGTGCAAGAAGAACAACGCCGTGTCCATGGACTTTAGTGAGGACCCCAAGCGCCTGGAGGAGCTGTGGAAGGGGCGCAAGCAGATGATCCCCTCGCTGAGCGCCCTGCGCGAAGAATACGCCACGGTGATGCTCGCTGATGATATGTCCGTGCCCATCTCCAAAGTGCCGGAGGCGGTGGTGCGCTTCCAGGAGGTCTCGGACCGCTACGACATCGAAATCCCCGCCTACGGCCACGCCGGTGATGGCAATCTGCACACCAAAGTGCTCATGGATCCCACCAACCCGGACCACTGGCGGCAGGCGGACAAGGCAGTGCAGGAAATCTATGACATTGTGCTGGAGCTGGGCGGCACGGTGACCGGTGAGCATGGCATTGGCATTACCAAGACGCCGTACTTCCGCCAGGAGCGCGCCAGCTTGATCGCGGCGATGAAGGCTGTCAAACGCGCTTTGGACCCAAACAACATCATGAACCCGCACAAGATTCAGGAGTGGGAAAATGGGTTCATCACCCACCTACGGTACCCTGTGGAGGTGTCGCAATGA
- the larA gene encoding nickel-dependent lactate racemase, with protein MRLAIPYGREAQQVEIADHHVMHVLHPNSVVVGDEMATLMAAISSPLQSRPFDEFLSDARDVLFIVNDGTRPTPTAKILDILQPKIPLTKSRFLIATGVHRAPTQEEYDFIFGRHYPYLKDRIYVHDCRKQEEMVHIGTSVNGTEMYVNRMGVEADKIVIIGSVEPHYFAGYTGGRKSFLPGIASYATIEQNHKHALRLEAKALVLEGNPVHEDMIDALRSIADKEIFSIQTVLDRDRRIYAAAAGDLHASFRACIAKANEVFTVKIRGKADVVVSVAPYPMDVDLYQSQKALDNGKLALKEGGILIMVSKCRTGIGERTFFDLLSSCDSPRATIERIGKEFKLGYHKAAKMAEINTWAQVWGVTDLPDKDLEAIFIKPFRSVQEALDEALAEKGPDCQVIFLMDGSITVPLLD; from the coding sequence GTGAGACTTGCGATCCCGTACGGCAGAGAGGCGCAGCAGGTGGAGATCGCCGACCACCACGTGATGCACGTGCTTCACCCCAACTCTGTAGTGGTCGGCGATGAGATGGCAACACTCATGGCGGCAATCTCGTCGCCGCTGCAATCGCGCCCGTTCGACGAATTCCTGTCTGACGCCCGAGACGTTCTTTTCATTGTCAACGACGGCACGCGCCCCACTCCTACCGCCAAGATACTCGACATCCTGCAGCCGAAGATTCCTCTCACAAAAAGCCGTTTCTTGATTGCCACCGGTGTGCACCGGGCACCGACGCAGGAGGAATACGACTTTATCTTTGGGCGTCATTATCCCTACTTGAAAGATCGCATCTACGTCCACGACTGCCGCAAGCAGGAGGAGATGGTGCACATCGGCACCTCGGTGAACGGCACCGAAATGTACGTCAACCGCATGGGCGTGGAGGCGGACAAGATTGTCATCATCGGCTCGGTGGAGCCCCACTATTTTGCCGGCTACACGGGCGGCCGCAAGTCCTTCCTCCCGGGCATTGCCTCCTATGCGACCATTGAGCAGAACCACAAGCACGCGCTGCGCCTGGAGGCTAAGGCGCTGGTGCTGGAAGGCAACCCGGTGCACGAGGACATGATCGATGCCTTGCGCAGCATCGCCGACAAGGAGATCTTTTCCATCCAAACGGTCCTGGATCGGGACCGGCGTATTTATGCAGCAGCAGCAGGCGATCTCCATGCTTCCTTCCGCGCGTGCATTGCCAAGGCCAACGAGGTCTTTACCGTGAAAATCCGCGGCAAGGCCGATGTGGTGGTCTCGGTGGCACCCTACCCAATGGATGTGGACCTTTATCAATCGCAGAAGGCCTTGGACAACGGAAAGTTAGCGCTCAAAGAGGGCGGGATTCTCATCATGGTCTCCAAGTGCCGCACCGGCATCGGCGAGCGCACTTTTTTCGATCTGCTTTCCAGTTGCGACTCCCCCCGGGCCACCATCGAAAGAATCGGCAAGGAGTTCAAACTCGGCTATCACAAGGCAGCGAAGATGGCGGAGATCAATACCTGGGCACAGGTCTGGGGGGTCACCGACCTGCCGGACAAGGACCTTGAGGCAATCTTCATCAAGCCGTTCCGCAGCGTGCAGGAGGCCTTGGACGAGGCGCTGGCAGAAAAAGGACCTGATTGTCAGGTGATCTTCTTGATGGATGGCAGCATCACCGTGCCACTGTTGGATTGA